From the genome of Perca flavescens isolate YP-PL-M2 chromosome 1, PFLA_1.0, whole genome shotgun sequence, one region includes:
- the LOC114555903 gene encoding interleukin-17C-like: MTRWVSLHMISLGSLLFLNGHTTSAAAGGGSRCLSEDQLNKKVHMFERRYWGALSHKLQMHGDLNRRSMSPWKYCINREDDRFPHKIAVAKCLYEGCIINGREDMNYNSVPVMANLMILKKTPCKQNKTKYMVEKGIEKIAVGCTCVVPKSSNQPL, encoded by the exons ATGACCAGATGGGTCAGCCTGCACATG ATCTCTCTCGGCTCGCTGCTGTTCTTAAACGGCCACACTACTTCTGCCGCTGCTGGGGGGGGATCCAGGTGCCTCAGCGAGGACCAGCTGAACAAAAAAGTGCACATGTTTGAGAGGAGATACTGGGGCGCGCTCTCCCATAAACTGCAAATGCACGGAGACCTGAACCGGCGCTCCATGTCACCGTGGAAGTACTG CATAAACCGAGAAGACGACAGGTTTCCTCACAAGATCGCCGTCGCTAAGTGTCTTTATGAAGGCTGCATCATCAACGGGCGTGAAGACATGAACTACAACTCTGTCCCTGTGATGGCTAACCTGATGATTCTGAAGAAGACTCCGTGCAAACAGAACAAAACCAAATACATGGTGGAAAAGGGTATTGAGAAAATCGCTGTGGGCTGCACGTGTGTTGTACCCAAATCATCGAACCAACCATTGTAA